The DNA segment CTAATTCTCTTGCGGCTGATAGTCCGGCAGGGCCACTTCCTACAACGCCAACTGATTGACCTTTGCTACGACCCGCCTTAAATAATACTTTCTCGTTATGCATCGCCCAATCTGTCGCGTAGCGTTGAAGTTTTCCAATCATAATTGGTTTAGTTGATCCGTGAAGAACACACGCACCCACGCATAGCTCATCTGTTGGACATACTCTCGCGCAGCTTGCACCTACTGGGTTTGCTTCCATAATTGTACGTGCTGAACCAAGTACATTGTCTGTTGTAATCTTTTTAATAAATGTCGGGATATCAATTCCGGTTGGACATGCGGTTATACAGGGGGCATCGTAGCAGTACAAGCATCTGCTTGCTTCCTCAAAGGCTTCCTGCTTTGATAAAGGGGGTTCTACTTCTTCAAAATTGGCGCGCAACATATCGGTAAGGTGTTCATTCATCGAATCCTCCTATCCAGCTGGCAGCTTTTTCAATTAGATTTATAGTACTACCATAAAAGTTGAATATTCAGTTATCAATGACTTTGTCAGATAATGTGATAGATAAATGCTATTTAGAAATCACTCGCGAAATTGAACGGTAAATCTGACAAACTTCTTGTGTTTTGCGAATACCCTATGGAAGATCGCATTTCCTTCACTAAAAATGGTTCACAAAATCATGACATCTAATTTGAATGTAAGGGAGTCAGACGTGGTATGATGAAGTATACAACAATTTCGGGGGTGTCAATTTGGGCAAGCGTTTACTACTATTTTTGTTAACCAATATTTTGGTTATGACCACCGTTGTGATTGTTTGGGGACTGATTGTAACGTTCACAGGCATTGGCGGCAATGGTTTCCGTACCGACAGCGGATTAGGAATTGATTTTGCAGGCCTAATGGTCTTCAGTTTACTAATTGGTTTTGCTGGATCATTCATCTCACTTGCCATGTCTCGTTGGGTTGCTAAGATGATGATGAAAGTAAAAGTACTAAATCCTGATGAAGCACTATCTCATGAGGAACGTGCGATTGTTGAAAAAGTACATCGCCTATCCCGTGCAGCGGGACTTATGCATATGCCTGAGGTTGGGATCTACCAATCACCAGAGGTTAATGCCTTTGCAACTGGTCCTTCTAAGAAGCGTTCGCTTGTAGCTGTTTCATCCGGACTTCTGCAATCCATGGATGATGACGCAGTTGAAGGTGTTATTGCTCACGAGGTAGCTCACGTCGCAAACGGCGACATGGTCACAATGACTCTTCTACAAGGGATTGTGAATACATTTGTTGTGTTCTTATCTCGTGTAATTGCAATGATCGTTTCTCGTTATGTACGACCTGAACTTCAATTTGTGGTTCAATTTGCAACGATTATTATTCTTCAGATTTTGTTCTCGATCCTAGGAAGTATGGTCGTAAGTGCCTACTCTCGTCACCGTGAATTCCATGCTGACCGCGGAGGAGCAGATCTTGCCGGGAATGATAAAATGATTCATGCGCTTCGCTCTCTTCAGCGCCACGTTGATCGCGCAGTCGTGAAGAATGGTCATACGGATGATTCAGCTGTTCAAACAATGAAGATTAACAACAAGGGTGGCATGTCTAAACTATTCTCCACTCACCCAGATTTAAATGACCGTATCGCTCGCCTAGAGCAGCGTTAACTTAAAAATGCGATCCCTTTTTCTAAGAGGGGTCGCATTTTTTTATGAATACATATCGTTTTAGTTTAATAAGCATTGTAAGGTTGGCATTTGTCTATGGAACTGGCGCACCAAAAGATTCACACTTTCTAGGATCGAAGGAAGGGCGTGTCCTATGTTTTATCATATAAAAGAACTTCAGTATGAAGCTAAGCCTATGAGACCGGATCCTGTTTTTGCTGCCAAACTGCAAGAGGCACTAGGTGGTCAATATGGTGAGATCAGTGTCATGATGCAGTATTTGTTTCAAGGCTTTAATTGTCGTGCTGATGCCAAGTACAGAGATCTGCTCTTTGATATTGGCACAGAAGAAATTGGTCATGTTGAAATGTTTGCAACGATGATTGCCCGTTTGCTTGATAACGCACCATTTGAAGTTCAGCAAAATGCGTATGATATGGATCCAGCTCTTGCAGCCATACTCGGCGGAACCAATCCACAGCATGCGATTGTAGCAGGTCTTGGTGCGATGGCAGCTGATAGCGAAGGCTATCCCTGGAATGCTAAATACATTATTTCAAGTGGTAACTTATTAGCTGATTTTCGTGCGAACCTAAATGCGGAATCACAGGGACGTTTGCAGGTTACAAGATTATATAATATGACAGATGATCCCGGTGTTCGAGACATGCTCTCTTTTTTAATTGCACGTGACACCTACCATCAGAATCAATGGTATGCTGCAGTTAAAGAGCTCGAAGAACGTGAAGGAGATATTGTTGTTCCAACAACCTTCCCGCGTTCACTTGAAAAAGAGGAAGTCGCCTATACACTGTTTAATTTCTCTGAAGGGGAAGAAAGCAAAACCGGTCGCTGGGCATCGGGCCCAAGCTTTGATGGAAGAGGCGAGTACACGTACTCACCTACCCCTTATGCATGGGGAGAAGCCCCTGTCTTAATGCCTGCCCCACCAGAATATTTTAATACACCTCTTGGGGAAATGCCTCAAATGTAGGAGGCATGGGAGCTTCTAATTTAGAGGCTCCTTTTGCATTTGATTAGTTTATCAGAAGCGTACTCACTCCCATGTAGCCAAAATAAACGCCAAATCCAATTAAGCAAATTCCGGAAAGGATAGAGACTCTGCTGATAGCTTTCTGATTAACAAACCTACGAGCCGTACTAGATAAAACAGCCACTGCAATATCCCAAGCCGCAATCCCAACAAAAATAGCTGCACTATAGAGCCAGATTTGATTGATCTCATAAAGTGTGACTGTTTTTGCAAGTACTGAACCATAAATACCAAGCCAAAAAAGAATGGTTAATGGATTAGTAACGGAAATCAGAAAGCCTGACCAGAATGATTGTGCTAGACTTTCGTTTATGATTGAATTTCTAGTGCCACTTGCTTCATTTGCGCCTGTTTTAAACGATTCAACTCCAGTATAAGTTAAAACAAACGCGCCAAATAACCACAAGAAAACTTTCACACCCTCAATTTCAAGAAAGTGCGATACTCCTAAAAAGACAATAAGCATGTACAACAGATCGGCAATCATAGCTCCAATTCCTACAAACCATGAATGCAAAAACCCTCCTCGTAATCCTTTCTCTATCTGTGCCGCATTCACAGGTCCGATTGGCGCCGCTAATGAAATGCCAAGCATGATATAACTCAATATAATCATTGGCTCTCCCCTTCTCACTCATTCCATAAAGCCTATTCATGAGAGGGAGGTTGTACCACTTCTTTTTACTGAGCTTGGCTTTCTTTTTTCTTTCGTTCAAAAATAAAAGCGGCGATTGTAATGGCAACTACAAAGAATAGACTTAGGTAAAATCCGGGACGTCCTGTGTCCTCAAGTAATATGCCTGCGATTGCGAAAAGCATCAATAGGATGCCAATGACATTCAATATATTCCATCCGATGTGTTGTTTAATAACTTTCATGTTAGAAAGCAAGATACACATCCAATTAAATAAAATTAAAATTCCAGCAGCGGTTGTAATGTATTCAAATAGCTTACCAGGTAAAACAAGCGCAGCCACCACAGCTAAAATCAATCCAACAACAGCTAGACCAAGTGATGCAATAGGCAAATCATGAAATTTTATCTTTTTTTCAAACAGCTTAGGCGCGTGCTTTTTCTTAGCCATACTGACGAGTAACGTACTTACTCCAAAGAGAGAAGCAGTCATTGCAGAGAATCCAGCAACGATGATAGCTGCATTAAATACATGCGGGAAAAATGGTAAATCGTAGCTTGTTAATGCCGTAACAAACGGACTTTCTTTGTCTGTAAAATTCGATAAAGCGGTCATACTGACAGCAAGTCCCAAAGAAACCATATATAATATGGCGACTACAGCAAGTAATACCGTTCCCGCTTTTGGCGCATCTTCTTTCGATTTTAATTGCATAGCCATTAATCCGATCACTTCAATTCCTCCAAATGCATAAAACGCGTAGATAAGGGAACCCCAAAAACCCTTTAAACCATGCGGAAAGAGGGAATCATAAGACACATCTAAAGTAGGTCCTGCTGCGTTTCCGTTTATCACATGAAATACAGCCAGACATCCAAGCACAATGAATAGAATAATCGCAGCTGTTTTTATCACTGAAAGCACATTCTCTACAGAGTCAAACCCTTTTGTTCCAAGAATCACGACACCAATGGATAGAATTGAATATCCTGCCGCGAACAGCCATAGTGGTGTATCCTCAAACCAAAACTGAGACAAAATGGATAAAGCTGTTAATTGACTGCCTATGATCAGAATGTTAGACATCCAATAATTCCAGCCTGCACCAAAGCCGAGCTTAGGACCGAACGCTACTTCGGCATAATAGCAAAAAGAGCCTTCTTGAGGATCATCCGATGTCAGCTTTGCTAGTGCCAAAAAGACAATATACGTACCAATGGCCGCTAGTAAAAAAGCCAACACAATCGATGGACCTGTCATCGTAATCCCAATACTTGATCCTAGGAAATACCCCGTACCAATGGTACATCCAATTCCAAGCAGGGAGAGCTGCCACCAGGCGAGTCCTTTTTTTGTTCCTTGTTGTTTTTTCTTCTTTCGTTTTTTCTTTGTCATGATGTAAAGAACTCCTCAGGCGACTTGTTTTAATAAAAAGAAGCCCTCTTGATCAAGGGCCCTTCTGTCTTAATCTTCTTTTGAGCTATGGTGCAATGGTGGTGGAATAATCCATCCCTTTTCTTTTGATAGCTTCAGGAACTTAGCTCCTAATGCTGCTTTACTTGTATGGAATTGCCCAAACATCATGGCAATATCTTCTCTAATGGACTGTCCCATAATGGAACTTGCCGCCACTAGTCCTGCAGCAAGCTTTTCAGAGGCTGACATAGCTATGTCTGGATCCATGAAGCGCGCACCAACAGGAATATCATTAAGCTCTACTTTTGGAGGAATTGGCGCAGACGGCGCAACCGCTACTCCATTCTCCCTCAATAATTTTGACACTTGTTCTGATTCAGACTGACCTAATTCAATCGCTTCGTTTAAAAGCTTCTTTAAGTCGCTGTCTCCTGCATGATTTAGTAATACCTGCGCTTCAGCAACGGCTTTATTACTCATCAATACAAAATTCCAAGTACTAAATACTTCACCATAGTGCATCGGTTCGTCTTGTGGATTGCCACTTAAGATTCCCATTAGTACCCCCTAGATGTGTGTTTGTCTTACTATTTAAGAGTTCCACAAAGCACTTGAATTATACAGCCGCAATTCATTGAACTCATGCAAAAAAGCCTTAAGCTTATGCTAAGGCGACCTCACAATTCATTTTGTAGATCTTTTACTTTAAATCTGTTTCATTCAGTACCGTCTCTATATGGGTAATCTCATCCTCAATCATTGAAGAGATGTGCTCTTCGTCTTCCGATACCTTTTCCCTAAGCTCCTTTAGAAAGTCTAACTCCTTTTGAAATAGCTCTCTCTCCGTCTGATCAATCATAGTGATCCTCCTTATACGCAATATGGTACCAGTATGATACGCAGATAGCCTTGACCATGTTAAAACCAGTATGGTCAAATCAGACAGTTTTATCCCTCAAAAAAAGCCGCAGCTCGAGGCCACGACTTTCCCTTATCCTTTAAACGTTCCATCTTCATGAAAGAAGCGATTAATATTCTTTTCAACTTCATCATTCTCAATAAGTGGCGGAGCATGGTGTGGTTTGATTCGCGCATCAATAATCACTGCATCAGCCCCCCAATGCTTATGAATCGTCTGTGCGTTAATGCCATACATGTCATGAGATGGATTACTACGTGTAAAGGTCACCCATAGAAAATTATTCTTTGTTTTGCTGACAAACGCACTATCATCAACAAGGATCAGTAATGGACATGAATGAAACGTTCCTGCTTCTGCTAGCTCCTGTGTAAGCTTTTCCAATTCGAATGCCGTTTGTTCATAGCTTTCAAACGGCTTACATTCAAACGTGACTACACCGTCTGTGACAAGATCCGCCTTGCTGATAGCTGGATGAGCTAATAGTTCAGGAGGGACTTCCTTACATAACGTACGCTTTTTATCGCCATACGCTGCAAAAACAACCTTGCTTCCGCTATTTAATCCTGTCCCACTATAGTCTAATGTATCAATTGTTGTATTTGTGTAGAAATGAACATCACGCTTAAAATCCATCCGTTCAATCACATATCGTATAAATGCAAGCTCATCATGAGTGGTAATAGGCTCGTCCTCTTCTGCAGTGATGAAAAGATACTTTGCCAAGCTTAGCTGACCAAAACCAAGCACACGGTTGGCAATGGTTAGTAACTCCGTTGGCTGCTTTACCTTTTGATACGGTGTATAGCGTTCACTTCCGATTGCAAATAATAATGGGTGAACACCTGCTGCATCAACTGCATGTACTTCTTGTACTCCAGGTAATTCCTGAGTTACGGCTTTTCCCGTTAGCTCATGAATGATCGCTCCAAAGCTTGTATCTTCTTGAGGCGGACGTCCAACAACGGTAAACGGCCAAATGGCATTTGGTTTAGCATAGACCTTGTGGACCTTTAATACAGGAAATTCGTGTACCAGGCTATAATAGCCTAAATGATCACCAAATGGGCCTTCTGGCTTTGTCTCATCCGGGTAAATCTCACCTGTGATCACAAAATCAGCATCATGGCTGACGCAGTAGCCATCCTCATAGCTATAACGGAATCGCTTACCAGCTAAAAGACCTGCAAACAACGTCTCACTTAACCCTTCAGGTAGTGGCATCACAGCTGATAACGTATGTGAGGGTGGTCCACCAACAAAGATGCTGACCTTCAAAGGCTCCCCTTTTTTTGCTGCCTCCGTCTGGTGCACACCAATTCCTCGTTGGATTTGATAATGCAGACCAATCTCTTTATCTTTTTCGTATTCATTCCCATCGAGCTGTACTCTGTACATCCCAATATTGGCACTTTTTATGCCAGGATTTGATGGGTCTTCACTATATACCTGTGGCAAGGTAATAAAGGCGCCCCCATCCATTGGCCACGAATGGATCGGTGGCAGATCAGTTATGGAGATTTCTTCGAACCCCGCTCCGGCTAAGCTTGATTTCTTTTGCGGTAATGCTTTTAATGCTGCAAACCCCTTACTCGCATTCTTGATAGGGTGCTTGGCTGCTTTCATTGGATCGTCGCGGAGTTCTACAAGCTCCTTAATGTCATCCCAATTCTTGCGGAACATGAATTTACTGCGTTCAATTGTTCCAAATAGATTGGAGACAGCGCGGTACTTAGAGCCTTTTACATTTTCAAATAAAATGGCCGGACCGCCTTGTTCATACACACGACGTTGAATGGAAGCCATTTCTAAGTAGGGGTCGACCTCTTCTTTTATTCGAATCAGATGTCCATGTTTTTCTAAATCTATAATCGTCTCTTCTAGGTTTTGATACATAAGGTAATATGGGGAACTATCTGTTTAAATAGCCCCTTCCTTTCTGCCACTTGTCGTAGCTTTTATACGTACCTATATCATATCATTAGTGCTTGGATCGCTTCCAACGATTACACCGCTCGACACAAAAACGAGCATTCTATTTCACTAGAATACTCGCCCGTCTCCCACTATTCTTCATCTTCCTTTACTCGGTACGCTTGGCTAAATAATGAGCTCTGGCTATCAATAACTGGTTCCTCTTTACGCCGTTTCACATAGTGATAGGTTCCGTCTGCATCTTGAATTCTCGCCTTCATATTGTCTGAGAGAATGGTCGTAAGAATTCCCATAATTCGTTGCTTAATCGCTGGCTCGTATACAGGAAACATGATTTCAACACGCTTTTCCATATTTCGAGTCATCATATCTGCTGATGAAAGGAAGTGTTTCTTTTCTCCGTTGTGATGGAAATAGAAGATACGCGTATGCTCTAGAAATCTCCCCACAATGCTTCGAACCGTAATGTTTTTACTCACCCCTTCAAGACCTGGACGTAGGCAACAGATACCACGGATGATCAGCTCAATTTTCACACCTGCATTTGATGCTTCATACAGCTTTGTGATGATTGGCTTGTCCGTTAAAGAGTTCATCTTCAAGATAATGTGGCCATTTTTAAACCGTTGATGAAAACTTATTTCTTTATCAATAAGCGAGAGAATATCTTTTCGGATATCAAACGGCGCGACTGACAAATGGTGATAGACTGGTTTTTCAGTATACCCACTCAAATGATTAAAGAAGTTTGTCGCATCCATTCCAAACTTTCTTTTTGATGTAAAGAGACCTAGATCCGTGTATATCTTAGCCGTTTGGTCATTGTAGTTACCGGTTCCAAGATGAACAAGGCGTTCAATTCGATTATTTCGCCTTCTAACTACGAGTGTGATTTTGCTGTGTGTCTTTAAATGGGTCATTCCATAAATAACGTGACAGCCTGCTTTTTCGAGCTCCTTGGTCCAAAGCACATTGTTCTCTTCATCAAAACGCGCCTTCAGCTCAAACAAAACCGTAACCTGCTTACCCTTTTCAGCCGCACGAATCAGCGCATTAATAATTGGTGATTCTCCACTCACTCGATATAGTGTTTGTTTGATCGCCAATACATCAGGGTCCTCAGCCGCTTTCGCAACAAAATCAACAACCGGTTCAAAGGATTCGTATGGATGATGCAGGAGAATATCTCGATCACAAACACTCTCTAAAATGTCCTCATCATGAGAAAGCTCAAGCGTTGGCTGTGGGATTAAAGCTTGATACATTAGATGCTCTCGCTCACCTGAAACCTTTTTGTAAAAGGAAAATAATGAGGTTAAATCGATTAACCCATCAACTTCGTACACATCCTTCTTATGAATTTCTAATTCATCTGTAAGGTAATCAAGGATGGAATAATCAAAACCTTTTTGCTGAATCTCAAGACGGACAGCTGCCCCTCGCTTTCGTTTCTTTAACTCTTTTTCAATCTCTTTTAGTAAATCTCTTGCACCTTCTTCGTGAATCGTTAAATCAGCATTACGTGTAATACGAAATACGGAAGAGGAGACAATATCATAGCCTGTAAATAGTTTGTGTATAAAGAAACGAATCACATCTTCGAGCATGACAAAATGCATACGCTTTGGATGAGCTCCATGAACCCGAATGAAACGGTCTAATACTGAAGGAACTTGTACAAGTGCTGTTTTGTTCTCGCCATTGTCTAATACATGCTTGTCCTTTAACAGAATAACTAGGTTCGAGCTTTTATTTAATAACATTGGAAATGGGCGATACGCATCCACAGCCATCGGAGTCAGAACAGGAAGAATATGCTCCTCAAAGTATTTCTCCAACTGAAGCGCTTGCATACGAGTTAAGCTCTTCATCTCTTGAATATAAATGTCTTCGTCTGCAAGCATTGGTAGGAGCGTATCTTGAAAGACATGATATTGTAATTGAACCATTTGATGTGTTTTTGATGTGATCGCCGTTAATTGTTGTTTCGGGGTCATTCCTGCTTTGTTTTCTGGTTTGTTAAATCCAGCCTTAATTTGATCCTTAATGCCAGCCACACGCACCATAAAGAACTCATCAAGGTTTGAACTGAAGATAGCCAAAAACTTTAACCGTTCAAGAAGGGGATTGTTTTCATCTAATGCCTCTTCTAATACCCTTTCATTAAAAGCAAGCCAGCTTAATTCCCTATTATTATAGTACGTCGGGTCACTAAGCTTTCGACGAATCTCTTCTGTTATCATCAACATACAAGCACCCTTTTTTAGACAAGATTTTAGGAATATTGTATCATCTGAGGGAATTGTTCAATGTAAATGTTTTGTAAAGATTTCATCAGATTGGTTCACTTTTTAAAAAAAGTACCCCTTTAAGATCAGTGAAATATAATAAAAGACTGATGATACGTATCTAAGGATCATCCGTCTTTTATCTTCATGCTGCTTTGTCCTCACTCACTCCAAACAAACTCAACAGATATTGATTTTTTGATTTGTTTCTCTAAATGCTTCTTTTGCTTTTCCACTTGGTATTGCTCTGGTTTCCAGTCTTTATCGCACTTTGCTGTAATTGTTAGACCATCATTTTTGTTTTTAACCTTTAAATCAACGATAATATTTCGTTTAGTTGAATGGAAGCTGTTGGCGAGCGTTAAAATTGCTCCATATTGCTGATATAAACACAATTCATCATTCGTAAACCAGTTTTTGAATGCGCCTGCGTTTTGTTTGAAAAACGACTTGTTTTTAAATGAAGCAAGCAACGACAGTTTAATCCGATCCTTGTGCAATAGTCCATTAATGGTTCGATTGGCAAGCAAATAAAATGTGTGCTGCTTCCCCGAGTCTTCATCAATGTACGCGCCCACATTGTATACAAATGCAGCTTGTTTAAGAAGAGCTAGGTCATCCTTTGTCGCAGTAATTAATCCTTCAGAGCAGAGCTTTTGCGCAAGAAGCAAAACCGTATCCATACGATGCTTGGCATGAGCTGTGTCTATTTCATAATCAAATCCCAATTCATGAAAGCTTTGTTCCACAACAGATGGGTAAAGGACGTCTTCTCCCTTATTTTTTCTTTCCTCAAACAATACTCCGTCTCTTAATCCATTCCGACTCAAGACAAACGATTCAGAATGTACGATGTCTGCTAACGCTTGGAAGACTTCCAGAGCAGGGCAGATAATATCGGCACGGTCTTTGGACAAACCGTCCACCTTTTGAAGCTCCTGTAATGTAAGAGGTGCCAGGATGGCTTGAACATCCTCTACATCTTTTCGATTCATCTTATATTGGTGTAGTCCTGATAATGGATAATCAATAGATTCCTGATGGATCCTGACCACATTCCTGGCGCTTCCTCCAATACCTATAATCGGTAGGCTGGCACCCTTTAACCAGGAGAGCGTTTCAAACTGTTCAACAACAAAAGCTCGAATAGCCTGTAACTCTTTTTTTGTTGCTGCATCGCCTGCTACAAATTGTTTCTTTAAGGTTAAGGCACCAAAAGGAAAGCTATGATAGTGAATAAGCTCTCTCTTCTTAAACATGGTAACCTCCGTACTTCCTCCACCAATATCAATGGTAATGGCATCCGTGAACGGCATTGACTGGACAACCGCAATGTATCCGAAATAGGCCTCTTCATAATCGGATAACACTCTCATCGTGAAATCCGTTTCCTTTTTCACACGTTCTAATATCTCATCTTGATTTTTAGCATGACGAATAGCCGCTGTCGCAACGCATCGGACATTCTTTAGCTGATGAAACCGGGTGACCTCTTGAAAACTATGTAGATATGAAATTAATCGCTTAATACCTGACTCTTGCAACATTAAATCATCAGATAAATCATTGCGTAATCTCGCTACAAGCTTAATATTCTCTACTTCTTTTAATCTTCCACTTTTATCCTCTGAATAAATAACAAGACGCATAGAATTCGAGCCAACATCAATAATGGCATATTTGTTTGGTTTCAACTCTTCCCACATCCTAACGACATTCATATTGTTCTAATACTATATCGGTTCAACGTTGCTATCCATTATAAACGCTTTTCTTTCGTTCAAACCATAAAGCAAGAGCGATTGCAGTAAATCCCCCAACTAATTTTCCGATTATCATGTATGGAACCATATCTTGATTTATGCCTGCTACAAAACCAAGATGTCCGCCAATGACAAATGCCCCGCTGACTGAGAATGCGACAACAACCACTTTTCCTTTTGTTTGCATGTTCGTCAATAACGTAAAGGCAGGAATGACATGTGCGAGTGATGCAACGAGTCCTGCCACCGCAAAACGATCGAGTCCAATGAAGCGTCCTAAATGTTCGAGTGGTTTACGGAAGACCTTAGATATACATTCCACAAGCGGAAAGGCTCCTGCTAAAACAAGAGCGATCGTCCCAACAATTTGTAAGCCTTCCGAATAAGGTGCCATCTCCTGAAATACACGAAACCCAGTAAGAACCTCCACACCAGCAATGACTAACCCAATCACACCCGCCACTTGAACGCATTTCCCAAACGTAACAAACCGCTTAATCCACCACTCCGGCTTCTTCCACAAGCCAATCATTACGAGTAGTGAAAAAAGCGTGGGAATCAGTAAATTAAGGAGCATCATTTGAAATTCAAACCCAGCAAGGGCTCCCCCTACAAAACACCCTAAAGGAATGGTACTAAGTCCAATCAAAATTCCTTTTGAAAAAGATGAATAATCTTCTTTTTTTATGATTGAAAGGGCGACAGGGAGGGTAAAGACAATGGTAGGTCCTAACATCGTACCAAGAAATACCCATGAAAAGATTCCTGCGTCCGTATCATGCGCCATGGCCTCAGCTAATGCATAGCCTCCCATATCGAGAGCAAGTATCGTATTGGCAAAGGAAGCAGGATCTGCTCCAATTAGTAGATAAAGTGGCGATACAATAGGAATTAAAAGATTTGCAGCGATTGGTGCAAGAGTAATCACTCCAATCATTGCTAATGCAACTGATCCCATCGTCATAAGCCCTCTATGAAACGATTCACCAAGCCCAAAACGATTTCCAAGGCAATAGTCAAGAGCCCCCGCACCAAGAAAGAAAGCTAATATAATCATCATGCCATCATTTATCCAAATCATTTCGAACAGTCCTTCTCATCCATTTATATTTGCTAAGTATACTTCTTAAGGACTGAACTATAAAGAAAAGCTAGTACCTTTCTCCTTTTAATCTGAATTTATTCTAAGACTTAAGTAGGGAATATCACCCTTCTTATACATATCACTTCCAAACTATTCTAAAATACGATATGTTCATTTTATTTAAAGAAGCCGATCAGGAGGAATTTAATCATGACATGTGCAAAATGCGGAGCAGCTCTACCACCAGAAAGTAAATTCTGTGAGCAATGCGGGGAACCAGTTGCGCCATCAACACAACAAACAGAGGAAGCAAGCACAATTGAAACAGCACCAAAGGCACCAAATGAAACCGTAGAAAAAGTAACGGCGCTAAGCAAGAATTATTGGACCTATTTTCTTTCAAATATGAAGGCGCCAACACAGAAAGGCTTTGTAGAAAACCAAGGCAATGTGATCTTTGCCACGATTAACGTCGCTCTTATTGCATTCTTTTTTGCCTTTACGTTATTTGCTCAACTCGGTTTCCGTGCAAGTAGCTACATCAGCCTAAGCTT comes from the Alkalihalobacillus sp. FSL W8-0930 genome and includes:
- the ppx gene encoding exopolyphosphatase is translated as MKPNKYAIIDVGSNSMRLVIYSEDKSGRLKEVENIKLVARLRNDLSDDLMLQESGIKRLISYLHSFQEVTRFHQLKNVRCVATAAIRHAKNQDEILERVKKETDFTMRVLSDYEEAYFGYIAVVQSMPFTDAITIDIGGGSTEVTMFKKRELIHYHSFPFGALTLKKQFVAGDAATKKELQAIRAFVVEQFETLSWLKGASLPIIGIGGSARNVVRIHQESIDYPLSGLHQYKMNRKDVEDVQAILAPLTLQELQKVDGLSKDRADIICPALEVFQALADIVHSESFVLSRNGLRDGVLFEERKNKGEDVLYPSVVEQSFHELGFDYEIDTAHAKHRMDTVLLLAQKLCSEGLITATKDDLALLKQAAFVYNVGAYIDEDSGKQHTFYLLANRTINGLLHKDRIKLSLLASFKNKSFFKQNAGAFKNWFTNDELCLYQQYGAILTLANSFHSTKRNIIVDLKVKNKNDGLTITAKCDKDWKPEQYQVEKQKKHLEKQIKKSISVEFVWSE
- the eutH gene encoding ethanolamine utilization protein EutH, coding for MWINDGMMIILAFFLGAGALDYCLGNRFGLGESFHRGLMTMGSVALAMIGVITLAPIAANLLIPIVSPLYLLIGADPASFANTILALDMGGYALAEAMAHDTDAGIFSWVFLGTMLGPTIVFTLPVALSIIKKEDYSSFSKGILIGLSTIPLGCFVGGALAGFEFQMMLLNLLIPTLFSLLVMIGLWKKPEWWIKRFVTFGKCVQVAGVIGLVIAGVEVLTGFRVFQEMAPYSEGLQIVGTIALVLAGAFPLVECISKVFRKPLEHLGRFIGLDRFAVAGLVASLAHVIPAFTLLTNMQTKGKVVVVAFSVSGAFVIGGHLGFVAGINQDMVPYMIIGKLVGGFTAIALALWFERKKSVYNG